From the Candidatus Bathyarchaeota archaeon genome, one window contains:
- a CDS encoding molybdopterin-dependent oxidoreductase, whose product MEKTRFSKVRPYVVVLLGVALIVTLFVVGYPRAPKDLYPSEIRDYEGQDLSSIGEFRENSISGPQHVNITNYQLAVSGLVDNTLQLSYRDVVNGHQQYQKVVTLYCVEGWDVTILWEGILVEDLLLQAGVKPEAKVVIFHAYDGYTTSLPIEYIQGNDILLAYKMNGLTLPPERGYPFELVAESQYGYKWIKWVTQIELSDDVDYRGYWERRGFPNNATLP is encoded by the coding sequence ATGGAAAAAACAAGATTTAGCAAAGTCAGACCGTATGTTGTTGTTTTGTTGGGGGTAGCTTTGATTGTTACGTTGTTTGTTGTAGGGTACCCGCGTGCACCTAAGGATTTGTATCCTTCGGAGATTCGCGATTATGAAGGGCAAGACCTCTCGTCTATAGGGGAGTTTAGGGAGAACTCGATTAGTGGTCCACAGCACGTGAATATTACGAATTATCAGCTTGCAGTTTCGGGTCTTGTTGATAACACTTTGCAGCTTAGCTATCGTGACGTAGTAAACGGGCATCAGCAGTACCAAAAAGTAGTTACCCTCTACTGTGTTGAAGGCTGGGACGTAACTATTCTGTGGGAGGGGATCTTGGTGGAGGATTTGCTATTGCAGGCAGGCGTTAAACCCGAAGCAAAGGTGGTTATTTTCCATGCGTATGATGGCTACACAACTTCGCTGCCCATTGAGTACATCCAAGGCAATGACATACTGCTTGCGTACAAGATGAACGGGTTGACGCTGCCGCCTGAAAGAGGCTACCCCTTTGAGTTAGTAGCAGAAAGCCAGTACGGGTACAAATGGATAAAATGGGTCACCCAAATTGAACTCTCTGACGATGTAGACTACCGCGGATACTGGGAACGCAGAGGCTTCCCAAACAACGCCACCCTCCCCTAA
- a CDS encoding Lrp/AsnC ligand binding domain-containing protein — protein sequence MPTAFVLINTEIGSESDVLEELKTVEGVKESSAVYGVYDIVARVTADTMDRLKEIVTWRIRRLDKVRSTLTMIVVEEKLQQQK from the coding sequence ATGCCTACAGCATTTGTACTTATTAACACTGAAATAGGTTCTGAAAGCGACGTTCTCGAGGAGTTAAAAACAGTTGAAGGCGTAAAGGAGTCTTCTGCGGTTTATGGCGTCTACGACATCGTGGCACGTGTTACGGCAGACACCATGGACCGGTTAAAGGAGATTGTAACGTGGCGCATCCGCAGGCTCGACAAAGTGCGTTCCACCCTCACCATGATTGTAGTTGAAGAAAAACTGCAGCAGCAAAAGTAA